From Apium graveolens cultivar Ventura chromosome 9, ASM990537v1, whole genome shotgun sequence, the proteins below share one genomic window:
- the LOC141685065 gene encoding uncharacterized protein LOC141685065, with product MLIASDKSGPQPHPHSLLEGFKITIEECGLMELDLTGGDFTLEKSKGTINWVRECLDRAFANAHWWRKFPLCKLSVSHTIKSDHDPILLEPVNVEFSRKQFRFKFENTWLHEPNFKEEVSIHWREIPSLHLLPKLLSVTTFMARWGRIFFHKFRDKVKKQKTTLDSLVSRGDE from the coding sequence ATGTTAATTGCATCTGACAAATCTGGGCCACAACCGCACCCTCATTCATTGCTTGAAGGCTTTAAAATAACCATTGAGGAATGTGGCTTGATGGAGCTTGACCTGACAGGGGGAGATTTTACATTGGAAAAAAGTAAGGGCACAATTAACTGGGTGAGGGAATGTCTTGACAGAGCCTTTGCTAATGCTCACTGGTGGAGAAAGTTTCCTCTTTGTAAGTTATCAGTTTCGCACACGATTAAATCTGATCATGATCCTATCTTACTGGAACCAGTGAATGTTGAATTTTCTAGGAAACAATTTAGATTTAAATTTGAGAACACTTGGTTGCATGAGCCAAATTTTAAAGAGGAGGTTTCGATACACTGGAGGGAAATTCCTAGCTTACATTTACTTCCAAAGTTACTTTCCGTAACAACTTTTATGGCTCGTTGGGGTAGaattttttttcataaatttcgaGATAAAGTAAAGAAACAGAAGACAACTCTTGATAGCTTGGTTAGTAGAGGTGATGAATAA